In Pseudomonas fluorescens NCIMB 11764, a single window of DNA contains:
- a CDS encoding TIGR00180 family glycosyltransferase produces the protein MQGIYGSENTLPLSELFTLVLLTHNRPAFLRRALQFYSTLPCRILVLDSSAVALDGAATIAETIDYRHLPQFGYWGIQSKLVFGVEEITTPYMVFAADDDFLIHDALIASVEFLDANPDYGMCHGYGMMYVARATEVNYYRRDQRVQEDYNSPQPEVRVMDFMGQFLPPFYAVTRTDLLQQWYRQLPPDTSFEWQEIGHAFYLLACAKARILPIPFAVREANYGGSAHNSNVLTVLTYKDAKTVADREQFAQFLASIPTQFSDRDPAQIKQIALDSFTAMADCLIEGRSLKGTMIVRSVWVEAGREPIRSFGPEQFVEMPFYNKTMFDLLTEFEFLLHSMPAGRLQLQELEGILLKQHELMRIQPNDNDRTIRARLWEALSLNRFNRSVVKRLIESLEDTEEQDERLKLQAWAKRLDSVPGQDDRTLLQSMPSGRLLDWLDARNPDAAQLSDITEYLGKHNGGPRFAILLLDLDADMFKLQATLDSLVNGHCKAFNVVVFTTGELLATTSVRNTVHFVKVSATHYVDRINQIVAQSTADWLLLAEAGDQFTPSGLLRASLELMGVEGVRAVAMDEIQRQADGTLVDVFRPGVNLDLLQTVPSLMARHWLIQRDVLAQAKGFSTEYTQALEFDLLLRLIEDGGLGGLAHLAEPLLICNALATEENVQERQVLTRHLAKRGYRGQVSSMLPQTWQIDYQHAERPMVSIVLQSQDNLEHLQRALVSVLQRTRYQRHEVLIVDNHSQSPGLAEWLSSLEGKGERIRVLRIGQRLSGSALYNVASAEAKGEYLVLLSAEAQVFNANWLDAMLNQAQRPEVGIVGAKLMDIHGVTTQAGFVLGLNGDIGSVFVGERKDAKGYLNGHQVEQNYSAVSGACLMIRKALYEAVGGLDEEHFDEAFGDIDLCLKVADAGFLTVWTPQAQLLHPGLLPEAPQARAALRDKWQARFEQDSAYNQNLALTGKGFTLGNACGVNWAQLLA, from the coding sequence ATGCAAGGCATTTACGGTTCTGAAAACACGTTGCCCTTGAGTGAACTGTTTACTCTGGTGCTACTTACACACAATCGTCCGGCGTTTTTGCGCAGGGCATTGCAGTTCTACAGCACGCTGCCTTGCAGAATTCTGGTACTTGATTCGTCTGCCGTTGCCTTGGACGGCGCGGCGACGATTGCGGAAACCATCGACTATCGGCATTTGCCGCAGTTCGGCTATTGGGGTATCCAGTCGAAGCTGGTATTTGGTGTCGAAGAAATCACCACGCCGTACATGGTGTTTGCGGCCGACGATGACTTCCTGATTCATGACGCGTTGATTGCATCGGTCGAGTTTTTGGATGCTAATCCCGATTATGGCATGTGCCATGGTTACGGGATGATGTACGTGGCCCGTGCCACCGAAGTGAATTACTACCGCCGCGACCAAAGAGTGCAAGAGGATTACAACTCGCCGCAGCCTGAAGTTCGGGTCATGGACTTCATGGGCCAGTTCCTGCCACCTTTCTATGCGGTGACCCGCACTGACCTGCTGCAACAGTGGTACAGGCAGCTGCCTCCCGACACCAGTTTCGAGTGGCAGGAAATAGGCCACGCGTTCTACCTGCTGGCGTGTGCCAAGGCGCGGATTCTGCCAATTCCGTTCGCTGTACGTGAGGCGAACTATGGCGGTTCGGCCCATAACTCCAACGTGTTGACCGTACTGACGTACAAAGATGCGAAAACCGTCGCCGACCGTGAGCAGTTTGCGCAATTCCTGGCTTCGATCCCGACGCAGTTCAGCGACAGGGATCCGGCGCAGATCAAACAGATTGCCCTGGACAGTTTTACCGCCATGGCCGACTGCCTGATAGAAGGTCGCTCGCTCAAAGGCACCATGATCGTCCGTTCGGTTTGGGTCGAGGCCGGGCGCGAGCCGATTCGTTCGTTCGGCCCCGAGCAGTTTGTCGAAATGCCGTTCTACAATAAAACGATGTTCGACCTGCTGACCGAATTCGAGTTTCTGTTGCACTCCATGCCGGCCGGCCGTCTGCAATTGCAGGAACTCGAAGGCATCCTGCTCAAGCAACACGAGCTGATGCGAATTCAGCCTAACGACAACGACCGCACCATTCGTGCTCGCCTGTGGGAGGCATTGAGTCTTAATCGGTTCAACCGGTCGGTGGTCAAGCGCTTGATCGAGTCACTCGAAGACACCGAGGAACAGGACGAGAGGCTCAAGCTTCAAGCATGGGCCAAGCGTCTGGACTCGGTCCCGGGACAGGATGACCGCACGTTGCTGCAAAGCATGCCGTCCGGTCGTTTGCTTGACTGGCTCGATGCTCGCAATCCTGATGCCGCGCAGCTTTCAGATATCACCGAGTATCTGGGCAAGCACAACGGCGGCCCTCGGTTCGCCATTTTGCTGCTGGACCTGGACGCCGACATGTTCAAGTTGCAGGCCACGCTCGACAGCCTGGTCAACGGGCATTGCAAGGCGTTCAACGTGGTGGTGTTCACCACTGGCGAGCTGCTGGCCACTACCAGCGTCCGCAACACCGTGCATTTCGTCAAAGTCAGCGCAACCCATTACGTTGACCGGATCAATCAGATCGTCGCGCAATCTACGGCCGACTGGCTACTGCTGGCTGAGGCCGGAGATCAGTTCACCCCCAGCGGGTTGTTGCGTGCCAGCCTCGAGCTAATGGGCGTCGAAGGCGTGCGCGCGGTGGCCATGGACGAAATTCAGCGTCAGGCCGACGGCACGTTGGTGGATGTATTCCGTCCTGGAGTCAATCTTGATCTGCTGCAAACCGTGCCGTCGCTGATGGCGCGGCATTGGTTGATCCAGCGTGATGTATTGGCCCAGGCCAAAGGTTTCTCGACCGAGTACACCCAAGCCCTGGAGTTTGACCTGTTGCTGCGTCTGATCGAAGATGGTGGTCTCGGTGGGCTGGCGCACCTGGCCGAACCCTTGCTGATCTGCAACGCGCTGGCCACTGAAGAAAATGTTCAAGAACGTCAGGTTTTGACTCGTCACCTGGCCAAGCGTGGGTATCGTGGTCAAGTCAGTTCGATGCTGCCGCAGACCTGGCAGATCGACTATCAGCACGCTGAACGACCGATGGTATCGATCGTCCTCCAGAGCCAGGACAATCTGGAACACTTGCAACGTGCATTGGTCAGCGTACTGCAACGCACCCGCTACCAACGCCACGAAGTGCTGATTGTCGACAACCACAGCCAATCGCCCGGACTGGCCGAATGGCTGAGCAGTCTGGAAGGCAAAGGCGAGCGGATTCGGGTACTGCGCATCGGTCAGCGCCTGAGCGGTTCAGCGTTGTATAACGTTGCCAGCGCCGAGGCCAAGGGTGAGTATCTGGTTCTCCTGTCGGCTGAAGCCCAGGTGTTCAATGCCAATTGGCTCGACGCCATGCTCAACCAGGCCCAGCGTCCGGAAGTCGGCATCGTTGGCGCCAAACTGATGGACATTCATGGTGTCACCACCCAGGCCGGGTTCGTGCTCGGTTTGAATGGCGATATCGGCTCGGTCTTTGTCGGTGAACGCAAGGACGCCAAGGGCTACCTCAATGGCCATCAAGTGGAGCAGAACTATTCGGCGGTTTCCGGTGCTTGTCTGATGATTCGCAAGGCGCTATATGAGGCGGTTGGCGGGCTGGATGAAGAGCATTTCGACGAAGCTTTTGGCGATATCGATTTGTGCCTGAAAGTCGCCGATGCCGGTTTTCTCACCGTCTGGACGCCACAAGCGCAGCTTTTGCACCCGGGCCTATTGCCTGAGGCGCCACAGGCCCGTGCGGCCCTGCGTGACAAATGGCAGGCCCGTTTCGAACAGGATTCGGCCTACAACCAGAACCTGGCCTTGACCGGCAAGGGCTTTACCCTCGGTAACGCTTGCGGTGTGAACTGGGCACAGTTGCTTGCATAA
- a CDS encoding ketoacyl-ACP synthase III, producing the protein MIGIKSIASYVPVAGVDNYAQGAKFEKDEEFILGKIGSAFLPRKDAGQETSDLCVEAVNALFANNPDLKRESIDVLIVVTQNGDEEGLPHTAAIVQDKLGLPTTVAAFDISLGCSGYVYGIYAIKGFMEATGLKNGLLITADPYSKIVDPEDRNTTMLFGDAATATWMGEDAPWQLGKAKFGTDGSGAPHLKVSDGVFFMNGRQVFNFALLKVPAHLHELLTDSGLTADDIDAFCIHQGSAAIVDAVARRFEGEPEKFIKDMVETGNTVSSSIPLLLEKHVLDSAWKRVALSGFGVGLSWGSAIIYRP; encoded by the coding sequence ATGATTGGCATAAAAAGCATTGCGAGCTACGTTCCTGTAGCCGGCGTGGACAATTACGCACAAGGTGCAAAATTCGAAAAGGATGAAGAATTCATCCTGGGCAAAATCGGTTCGGCCTTCTTGCCACGCAAAGACGCCGGGCAGGAAACTTCGGACCTGTGTGTCGAAGCAGTCAACGCGCTGTTCGCCAACAATCCCGACTTGAAGCGTGAATCCATCGACGTATTGATCGTCGTCACTCAGAACGGTGACGAAGAAGGCCTGCCACACACTGCGGCCATCGTTCAGGACAAACTGGGCCTGCCGACCACTGTGGCCGCGTTCGATATTTCCCTGGGCTGCTCCGGCTACGTCTATGGCATCTATGCAATCAAGGGCTTCATGGAGGCGACAGGCCTGAAGAATGGCCTGCTGATCACCGCCGATCCTTACTCGAAGATCGTCGACCCGGAAGACCGCAACACCACCATGCTCTTTGGCGATGCAGCCACCGCGACCTGGATGGGCGAAGACGCACCTTGGCAGTTGGGCAAGGCTAAGTTCGGCACCGACGGTTCCGGCGCGCCGCACCTGAAGGTTTCCGACGGCGTGTTTTTCATGAACGGCCGTCAGGTCTTCAACTTCGCGTTGCTCAAGGTTCCGGCGCATTTGCATGAGCTGCTCACAGACTCGGGCCTGACGGCTGACGATATCGATGCCTTCTGCATTCACCAGGGCAGTGCGGCGATTGTCGATGCCGTGGCACGACGTTTCGAAGGTGAGCCCGAGAAGTTCATCAAGGACATGGTCGAGACCGGCAACACCGTGTCGTCGAGCATTCCGTTGCTGCTGGAAAAACACGTCTTGGATTCCGCCTGGAAGCGCGTTGCGCTGAGTGGTTTCGGGGTAGGGTTGTCTTGGGGGTCGGCGATTATCTATCGCCCTTGA
- a CDS encoding flagellin domain-containing protein, with product MALTVNTNVTSLNVQKNLNKASDALSTSMTRLSSGLKINSAKDDAAGLQIATRMTSQIRGQTMAIKNANDGISIAQTAEGAMQESTNILQRMRELAVQARNDSNGTDDRAALNKEFATMSDELTRIAKSTNLNGKNLIDGTAGTMTFQVGSNTGATNQITITLASGFDAATLSVGSGTVAITGTDSTTAEASTKAAIDAIDAALKTINTSRADLGAAQNRLTSTISNLQNINENASAALGRVQDTDFAAETAQLTKQQTLQQASTAVLAQANQLPSAVLKLLQ from the coding sequence ATGGCTTTAACAGTAAACACTAACGTTACATCGTTGAACGTACAGAAAAACCTGAACAAGGCTTCTGATGCTCTGTCGACTTCGATGACTCGCCTGTCTTCCGGCTTGAAAATCAACAGTGCTAAAGACGACGCCGCCGGCCTGCAAATCGCTACCCGTATGACCTCGCAGATCCGTGGTCAGACCATGGCGATCAAAAACGCCAACGACGGTATCTCGATCGCTCAGACCGCTGAAGGCGCGATGCAAGAATCGACCAACATTCTGCAGCGTATGCGTGAACTGGCCGTTCAAGCACGAAACGATTCCAACGGTACCGACGACCGTGCAGCTCTGAACAAAGAGTTCGCAACCATGTCGGACGAACTGACGCGTATTGCCAAGTCGACCAACCTGAACGGCAAAAACCTGATCGACGGCACCGCTGGCACCATGACCTTCCAGGTTGGTTCCAACACTGGTGCAACCAACCAGATCACCATCACTCTGGCCAGCGGCTTCGACGCTGCTACCCTGAGCGTAGGTTCTGGCACCGTCGCGATCACCGGTACCGACAGCACCACTGCAGAAGCCAGCACCAAGGCTGCAATCGACGCAATCGACGCGGCACTGAAAACTATCAACACCAGCCGTGCTGACCTTGGTGCTGCGCAAAACCGTCTGACCAGCACCATCTCCAACCTGCAGAACATCAACGAAAACGCCAGTGCTGCACTGGGTCGCGTACAAGATACCGACTTCGCTGCTGAAACTGCACAGCTGACCAAGCAACAAACTCTGCAACAAGCTTCTACCGCAGTTCTGGCTCAGGCCAACCAACTGCCATCCGCTGTACTGAAACTGCTTCAGTAA
- a CDS encoding flagellar protein FlaG produces the protein MDMSVKLNLSYPAAKQTTVADKPAQKPLAETAPVVAVKEESKGTQTEQEKLKMAVQEIEKFVQSVKRNLEFSIDEPSGKVVVKVIASDSGEVIRQIPNEEVLKLANSLNDASSLLFSAKV, from the coding sequence ATGGATATGAGCGTCAAGCTGAACTTGTCTTATCCTGCGGCCAAGCAGACGACTGTTGCCGATAAGCCGGCGCAGAAACCTCTAGCGGAAACTGCGCCAGTGGTTGCCGTCAAGGAAGAAAGTAAAGGCACCCAAACCGAGCAGGAAAAACTGAAGATGGCCGTTCAGGAAATCGAAAAGTTTGTTCAGTCGGTCAAGCGCAACCTGGAGTTCTCGATTGATGAGCCTTCAGGCAAAGTTGTGGTAAAAGTGATTGCCAGTGACTCCGGTGAGGTGATCCGTCAGATCCCCAACGAAGAAGTTCTGAAACTGGCCAATAGTTTGAATGATGCAAGCAGTCTGTTGTTCAGCGCTAAAGTCTGA
- the fliD gene encoding flagellar filament capping protein FliD, translated as MASPILPGTGLGSGINTGDIVKALVNADKAAKQGQIDRGTATNTASISGIGSLKSLMAAFTKSMTDLGSKTSPQFPGFAATSSDVKIVTATASNSAVGGNYSINVTNLATSSKVTSKAFVGGTTSAITDGTMTIKQGAATFNLDIKPGATLQSVRDSINADASLKGAGISANIVTDSFGARLVLGSSTTGANSDISVTGIPELAIDGANVVGTTASPMTAASAGSIGALAVDANFTVDGMALTSKSNTVDKAVSGLTFNLLAAGSSTVTVATNTDGLKASIQKFVDAYNAIANSVTALTKPSLDANGKPTVSAALTGDALPRSILSAIRGPLSETGAGDKLTVLAQLGITTNQKTGALDFDSTKFSAAMNDKKLGGEVQELFTGSNGLLERMSKAVEPFTETGGILDQRTTSLNKTKTKLASDQDALDRRIETLTAVLTKKYNDMDTLVGKLKATASNITSMFEAMTAQQKNS; from the coding sequence ATGGCAAGTCCAATTCTACCAGGCACGGGTTTAGGCTCCGGCATTAATACCGGTGATATCGTCAAAGCCTTGGTGAACGCTGACAAAGCGGCCAAGCAAGGTCAGATCGACCGTGGGACTGCGACCAACACCGCAAGCATCTCCGGTATAGGGTCCTTGAAGTCCTTGATGGCTGCGTTTACCAAATCCATGACTGATTTGGGTAGCAAAACCAGCCCGCAGTTTCCGGGTTTTGCCGCGACTTCCTCCGATGTGAAAATCGTCACGGCCACCGCCAGTAACTCGGCCGTGGGTGGCAACTACTCCATCAATGTCACGAATCTCGCCACCTCTTCCAAAGTGACCAGTAAGGCTTTTGTCGGTGGTACGACCAGCGCTATCACAGATGGCACGATGACCATTAAGCAGGGCGCTGCGACATTCAATCTTGATATAAAACCCGGCGCTACACTGCAATCGGTTCGAGATTCGATCAACGCCGATGCCTCGCTCAAGGGCGCCGGTATCAGCGCCAACATCGTGACTGACTCTTTCGGGGCGCGTCTGGTGTTGGGTTCGAGCACGACAGGAGCCAACTCGGATATTTCCGTCACTGGCATCCCTGAGCTGGCCATCGATGGCGCGAACGTCGTAGGTACTACTGCTTCTCCAATGACTGCCGCTTCTGCTGGTTCTATCGGAGCCTTGGCTGTTGATGCAAATTTCACCGTCGATGGTATGGCGCTGACCAGCAAGAGCAATACCGTGGATAAGGCGGTCTCCGGGTTGACGTTCAACCTGTTGGCAGCGGGGTCTTCGACTGTGACGGTGGCTACCAATACCGATGGTTTGAAGGCGTCCATCCAGAAGTTCGTTGATGCCTACAACGCCATTGCCAACAGTGTCACGGCGCTCACCAAGCCTTCGCTTGATGCTAATGGTAAACCGACCGTTTCGGCGGCACTGACAGGTGACGCGCTGCCGCGTTCGATCCTGTCGGCCATTCGCGGTCCGCTGTCTGAAACGGGTGCGGGTGACAAGCTCACCGTACTGGCGCAGCTGGGGATTACCACTAACCAAAAGACCGGTGCCCTCGATTTTGATAGCACTAAATTCTCTGCTGCGATGAACGACAAAAAGCTGGGCGGTGAAGTCCAGGAGTTGTTCACAGGCAGTAACGGTCTGCTGGAGCGAATGAGCAAGGCTGTGGAGCCTTTTACAGAGACCGGCGGGATTCTGGATCAGCGCACCACCAGTCTGAACAAGACCAAGACCAAGTTGGCAAGCGACCAGGATGCCCTTGACCGTCGAATCGAGACCCTGACCGCGGTATTGACCAAAAAGTACAACGACATGGATACCCTCGTCGGCAAGCTGAAAGCGACAGCCAGCAATATCACTTCGATGTTCGAAGCCATGACCGCGCAGCAGAAGAACTCGTAA
- the fliS gene encoding flagellar export chaperone FliS produces the protein MNPMLALRQYQKIGAQAQTSEASPHRLVQMLMEGGLDRIAQAKGAMERKDIPNKGVLIGKAIGIIGGLREGLDLENQAESVGELDNLYTYMMKRLTEANIKTDPKILDEVADLLRTVKDGWDAIAAPGPQF, from the coding sequence ATGAATCCAATGTTAGCCCTTCGCCAATACCAGAAGATTGGCGCCCAGGCGCAGACTTCCGAAGCCAGCCCGCATCGTCTGGTGCAGATGCTGATGGAAGGCGGCCTGGATCGTATCGCCCAGGCCAAAGGCGCGATGGAGCGTAAGGACATTCCGAACAAAGGGGTTCTTATCGGTAAGGCCATCGGTATCATCGGCGGTCTGCGTGAAGGTCTTGACCTGGAAAACCAGGCCGAATCTGTAGGTGAACTGGATAACCTCTACACCTACATGATGAAGCGTCTGACCGAAGCCAACATCAAGACCGATCCAAAGATTCTCGACGAAGTCGCCGATCTGCTTCGCACCGTCAAGGACGGCTGGGACGCTATCGCCGCGCCGGGTCCGCAGTTTTAA